From Apium graveolens cultivar Ventura chromosome 9, ASM990537v1, whole genome shotgun sequence, the proteins below share one genomic window:
- the LOC141685116 gene encoding uncharacterized protein LOC141685116: MTRLLEKGCVTERGECMVKAKLAWRGVMEVNFTNVFVAESTLVRGATDETLKILLIAGLRVGTDFWNHLQGKDPVSLADVLAQAESFKAIEQSLAKTKKNDNTHNSKGRSKRRDRSLSPDYRRNARSPNRVNTVNTRREWSPPSNYERRVSNYTPLAASIDHIFESRDKKKYCDYHESTGHDTHECRHLRDEIEELIKAGYLREWIDKVKRRRGIDDKGKDERQPPRAEDVEKTTEVKFQRAGSIRAIFGGHPFVGDSNRALERNAREARHSPLTNIHSLEDRPPKVFKGEYADITFKEKESRWVHHPHNDVLVITMLIGAMNVHRVFLDNGSSTNILYYSTYKKLGFPDIDMYFEDAHVYGFTGKQ; the protein is encoded by the exons ATGACGCGCCTGCTTGAGAAGGGATGTGTTACGGAGCGTGGAGAGTGCATGGTCAA GGcaaagcttgcatggagaggagTAATGGAGGTTAattttactaatgtatttgttgcag AATCCACTTTGGTGAGGGGTGCAACTGATGAGACGCTGAAAATACTTCTTATAGCTGGATTGCGTGTGGGAACAGATTTCTGGAACCACCTGCAAGGGAAAGACCCTGTGTCACTAGCTGATGTGCTTGCGCAGGCGGAATCATTCAAAGCAATTGAACAGTCGCTTGCAAAAACAAAAAAGAATGACAACACACATAACTCCAAGGGGCGATCCAAGAGAAGGGATAGATCCTTGAGCCCAGATTATCGGCGGAATGCCAGAAGCCCCAATAGAGTGAACACCGTGAACACGCGGAGAGAATGGAGCCCGCCATCGAACTACGAGAGGAGGGTCAGCAATTATACGCCGCTGGCGgcatccattgatcatatctttgAG AGCAGAGACAAAAAGAAGTATTGTGACTACCATGAGTCTACCGGCCATGACACCCATGAGTGTCGTCACCTGAGAGATGAaattgaggaattgatcaaggctggATACCTAAgagaatggattgacaaggtgaaGCGACGCAGGGGAATCGATGACAAGGGTAAGGATGAAAGACAGCCCCCGCGGGCGGAAGATGTTGAAAAAACAACAGAAGTTAAGTTTCAGAGGGCTGGCAGCATcagggcaatttttggaggacaccctttTGTTGGTGATAGTAATCGAGCACTGGAAAGAAACGCGAGAGAAGCGCGACATTCGCCGCTCACCAACATTCACAGCCTGGAAGACAGACCTCCGAAGGTCTTTAAGGGAGAGTACGCTGATATTACGTTCAAGGAAAAAGAATCAAGGTGGGTGCATCATCCCCACAACGATGTCCTGGTGATTACCATGCTTATTGGGGCAATGAATGTACATCGAGTCTTCTTGGACAATGGGAGTTCTACGAACATCTTGTACTACAGCACTTACAAAAAGCTAGGTTTCCCGGATATCGACATGTATTTTGAAGATGCGCATGTCTATGGCTTTACTGGGAAGCAGTGA
- the LOC141685117 gene encoding uncharacterized protein LOC141685117 encodes MEKLVYALILASRKLRPYFQAHRIEVRTAYPLRQVLHKPESSGRMLKWVVELGQFNLEYVPRTAIKGQALADFLLEFDSEVDDKALVTLHPTHMEESVEEFPHPWWTLHVDGVVNNGGAEYEALINGLKIALEMGVRNLIARSDSELVVNQVNGGFQARGPRTELYLRYTQCLIGMFKEVRLECVSREKNSNADALEKMGSQQEAVLLGSIPLEIQEIPSIPEIEIMQVDEAPKETWMTPILAYVREGTLPEDKFKARRLRYQAARYVIYDEVLYKRGFNQPLLRCIDEEEGNYILREVHEGICGNHSGGSSLAMKVLRQGYYWPTMKEDAKNFVRACDHC; translated from the exons ATGGAGAAGTTGGTTTATGCCCTAATTCTTGCATCAAGAAAATTGCGGCCGTATTTCCAAGCCCATAGAATTGAAGTCCGTACGGCATACCCGCTACGACAGGTCCTTCATAAACCAGAGTCATCAGGAAGAATGCTAAAGTGGGTtgtggagttgggacagtttAATTTGGAATATGTGCCCCGGACAGCGATTAAAGGGCAAGCCTTAGCTgatttcttgttggaatttgattctgaagttgatGACAAAGCTTTAGTGACACTGCATCCTACTCATATGGAGGAGTCTGTGGAGGAGTTTCCACATCCCTGGTGGACTTTACATGTGGATGGGGTagttaacaatggaggagcag AGTATGAAGCGTTGATTAATGGCCTGAAGATCGCTTTGGAAATGGGGGTGCGAAACCTAATTGCAAGAAGTGACTCAGAGCTGGTGGTGAATCAGGTGAACGGGGGATTTCAAGCGCGAGGCCCGCGAacagaattatacttgagatACACACAGTGCCTGATTGGAATGTTCAAAGAAGTTAGGTTGGAATGTGTTTCGCGGGAGAAGAACAGTAACGCGGATGCTCTAGAAAAAATGGGGTCGCAACAAGAGGCTGTGTTGTTAGGATCCATCCCCCTTGAAATCCAGGAGATTCCTAGTATCCCGGAGATAGAAATTATGCAAGTggatgaggctcccaaggaaacatggatgacgcccattTTGGCCTACGTTCGCGAGGGAACACTCCCTGAGGATAAGTTTAAGGCTCGTCGACTCCGCTATCAGGCTGCAAGGTATGTGATATATGACGAAGTTCTATACAAGAGAGGTTTCAATCAACCGCTGCTTAGATGTATTGAcgaagaagaaggaaattacatctTAAGGGAAGTACATGAGGGaatctgtggcaatcactcggggggtagctcgttGGCGATGAAAGTTTTGCGCCAAGGGTATTATTGGCCTACTATGAAAGAGGATGCTAAAAATTTTGTCAGGGCATGCGATCACTGCTAG